AATGATAGCAGATGCAGCTGAGCTGACAGCTAATATGGAAAGCCGGGGTGGTGGAATTCAAAAAATTGAACTGCTGGATTTTTCTGATGCTGAACCTGAATTGTTTCAGATTCGGGCACATTTTCTCACCTGCGATTCGATGGGAGCAAATTTTATAAATACTGTATTGGAAAAATTTGCCGGAACACTGGAAGACTATTTTGTAGATCATGATTGTATTAAAGATGAACAACGGGATATCCGGATCATCATGTCTATCCTTTCCAATCATACACCGGAATGTCTTGTACGCTCTGAAGTTTCCTGCAAAGTCACTGAATTGGGTACTTTTGCCAATGGCATGCTGGCAGAAGCATTGGCTGAAAAATTTCGGACTGCCGTGCGGATTGCGCATATAGATACATACAGAGCAACCACCCACAATAAAGGGATTTTTAATGGTATAGATGCTGTTGTGCTGGCTACCGGCAATGACTTCAGAGCGATCGAAGCAGCAGGACATACATATGCAGTGAAGGAAGGCATGTACCGCAGTCTGAGTGATTGTGAAATAAAAGACGGTGTTTTCAGATTCTGGTTGGACATTCCACTTGCTGTCGGTACGGTGGGTGGCCTGACATCGCTCCACCCGCTGGCAAAAAAATCTCTTGAGATCCTTGGTAATCCATCCGCAGAAGAACTAATGAGAATAATCGCATCCGTCGGACTGGCGCAGAATTTTGCAGCAGTAAAATCTTTAGTAACTACCGGTATCCAGAAAGGACATATGAAAATGCACCTGC
The genomic region above belongs to Saprospiraceae bacterium and contains:
- a CDS encoding hydroxymethylglutaryl-CoA reductase, degradative, with the translated sequence MNDKSVTGFSKFTKEEKLEWLSANYLNGDDEDCESFKKFWLEDVGSQKILDGFSENTVSNFIMPYSLAPNFLIDGHLYCVPMVIEESSVVAAASSAAKYWLDRGGFKTTILGTTKVGQIHFKWKGRFETLQGLFPAIREKMIADAAELTANMESRGGGIQKIELLDFSDAEPELFQIRAHFLTCDSMGANFINTVLEKFAGTLEDYFVDHDCIKDEQRDIRIIMSILSNHTPECLVRSEVSCKVTELGTFANGMLAEALAEKFRTAVRIAHIDTYRATTHNKGIFNGIDAVVLATGNDFRAIEAAGHTYAVKEGMYRSLSDCEIKDGVFRFWLDIPLAVGTVGGLTSLHPLAKKSLEILGNPSAEELMRIIASVGLAQNFAAVKSLVTTGIQKGHMKMHLLNILNHLNATEEEVSKAYVYFENRTISYAEVRAFLGGVRL